The genomic segment CCTTCCTGCCACACCAGCGAGACGTTGTCGTTACCTACCTGACGCTGCTCGGCAAGGCTCGATTCGGTGTTGCTCTGGATGGCCTCGGCGAAGTTGTCGGTGCCGTCCTGCTCGGTGATGGCGGTGCTCAGGTCGGCCGCGGTCTGCTCGGTGATCGCGGTGTTGAAGCTGCCGTCCTGATACTGGCGAGCGCTAGCACCAAAGGAATCACTCTGGACGATGCTGGCGTCGTGATTGTCGCCTTGCTGCAGCTGGATCGCTTCGCTCTGCTCGGTCGAGTTCTGCACGATGTCGGCGCGGTTCAGGTTGCCGGTCTGGGTCTGGACGGCATCCGACAAGGTGGCCTGGTTCTGGGTGACCATGCCATCGTTGCCGGCACCGATCTGCGATTGGTAGGACAGGTTGTCCTGGCCGCCGATCTGAGTGACTTCAACAATGTTGTCGGCACCGGATTGGCTCTGTTCTGCACTGTTGTCGTCGGCGTAGGCCTGGGTGGCGAGGATCGCGATGATGGCGGCTGCGAGGGGCTTGCACTTGAACATTGTCATCTCTCCATGGATGTGTGAATGCGTGTCGCTCCTGGCTGGCGCGGCGGCGCGGGGAGTTGCTGGCGCGGCTGCTACTGCAGAGTCAGTCCCGGAACTGCATCGATCCTAGAAGTTGCTCGTGACAAATAAGTGTCGATTCGTTTGTTTGTTGACGGTTTTATGGCGATCCGCCTGGGCGTGCTGATCGCGACGCTACGGGATCGGGCCCAACCCTGGACCGCTGCCTACGCCCCCTGATCGGTCCGTCTCTACGCCCGCGCCATACGCCTCGCTAATACAGGGGCGGGAGGATGTTGCGGCGGGTTGCCGCACCTAAAGTGGTGGCGTGTTCCCCCAAACATCGAAGGTTGGTTGTATGAATCGCAACGACTGGTGGCGCGGCGGCGTCATTTATCAGGTTTACCCGCGCAGCTTCTATGACAGCAATGGCGATGGGGTCGGCGATCTGCTCGGTGTGGTCGAGAAGATCGACTACATCGCCAGCCTCAATGTCGACGCCATCTGGCTATCGCCGTTCTTCACCTCGCCGATGAAAGATTTCGGCTACGACGTGTCCGACTATCGCGGTGTGGATCCGCTGTTCGGCACGCTGGAAGATTTCAAGCAGGTCATCGATGTCGCCCATGCGCGCGGCATTCGCATCCTTATCGACCAGGTGCTCAATCATTCATCCGATCAGCACGCCTGGTTCAAGGAAAGCCGTTCCAGCCGCGACAATCCAAAGGCTGACTGGTACGTATGGGCCGATCCGAAGGATGACGGCACCGTCCCCAACAATTGGCTCTCGGTATTCGGCGGCCCGGCCTGGACTTGGGACAGCCGCCGCAAGCAGTACTACCTGCACAACTTCCTTTCCAGCCAGCCGGACCTTAACTTCCACTGCGAAGCAGTCCAGCAGCAGCTGCTCGACGACATGGAGTTCTGGCTGAAGCTGGGCGTCGACGGCTTCCGTCTGGACGCGGCGAACTTCTACTTCCACGACCGCGAGCTGCGCGACAATCCGCCAAACCACGACATTCGCGAAGGCAGCATCGGCGTGCGCGCTGACAACCCTTACGCGTTTCAGAAGCACGTCTACGACAAGACCCAGCCGGAAAACCTCGACTTCCTCCGCCGCATTCGCCAGCTGCTCGAGCGCTACCCAGGCAGCGCCACCGTGGCTGAAAT from the Stutzerimonas stutzeri genome contains:
- a CDS encoding alpha-glucosidase — protein: MNRNDWWRGGVIYQVYPRSFYDSNGDGVGDLLGVVEKIDYIASLNVDAIWLSPFFTSPMKDFGYDVSDYRGVDPLFGTLEDFKQVIDVAHARGIRILIDQVLNHSSDQHAWFKESRSSRDNPKADWYVWADPKDDGTVPNNWLSVFGGPAWTWDSRRKQYYLHNFLSSQPDLNFHCEAVQQQLLDDMEFWLKLGVDGFRLDAANFYFHDRELRDNPPNHDIREGSIGVRADNPYAFQKHVYDKTQPENLDFLRRIRQLLERYPGSATVAEIGCDHSLRTMAAYTGGSDTLHMAYSFDLLTEQCSPAFLRHTIDCVERELVDGWPCWSIGNHDVVRVMSRWALANQPDHARGRMFMAMLLTMRGSVCLYQGEELGLDEAELQFDQLVDPYGIRFWPEFKGRDGCRTPMPWHDQDQHGGFSQEPPWLPMADKHLLLSVAAQEPDPNSMLNIYRRFLAWRQDQRLLIEGGIRTVYHDDALLVYERRLNDEVWVCLFNMGDSARHFDLSAPVEGLDVPSASAVFEGHGVHLPAHGFGFARRLG